Proteins from one Vibrio pomeroyi genomic window:
- a CDS encoding cyclic diguanylate phosphodiesterase — protein MDIKYQHFAKTSFYFAISFFFSMALLIPFTPSHYQNLTQDTSKLVETRLEGIQSRFDRFLSGITPEQSCDAIVRELRQNVFDADWVKEAAVFNKQNRFYCSTTDGEVSFRLYSTIRERLNDDPNLTTLSYSNSAITQVQSIMLIFSNKEDAGVSLMIPPHFIYDIVEANLHNHGIQAKVEVIKRDIHPSHIDASIAKVRIQSNIYPLTITSYIGYQYYLHFLLSYLWFGFLMAGITTIILLSLKHKKQSQRSLEYSLSSALKNKHLHVHMQPIVNRNTTEIVGCESLLRWNDPIEGNVSPAIFIPLAESLGLIEDLTYFVLREVLYTMKNHRELFESKYISVNISRNVVSNSNFANKVISIYKKNPDILKQVVFEVTEDGECSDADMVKIKNNLTKLSDLGVRVAIDDFGTGYAGLDFVRQFPFSILKIDRVFVKNISDESSFGIPLLESMLQLSQTLGMQVIVEGVEYESQVNILSKLGVDYIQGFYFYKPMPINLTISLLRQQHVESSLGFPASSPSATALE, from the coding sequence ATGGATATCAAGTACCAACATTTTGCCAAGACTTCGTTCTACTTTGCCATTTCTTTCTTCTTCTCTATGGCATTGCTTATCCCGTTTACACCGTCTCACTACCAGAATTTAACCCAAGACACATCAAAGCTCGTCGAAACACGACTTGAAGGCATCCAATCAAGGTTCGACCGTTTTTTGTCCGGTATCACCCCAGAACAATCTTGCGATGCAATTGTTAGAGAGCTAAGACAAAACGTTTTTGATGCCGATTGGGTAAAAGAAGCCGCCGTATTCAATAAACAAAACCGTTTTTACTGCTCGACTACCGATGGCGAAGTCTCGTTTCGCCTTTACAGCACTATCAGAGAAAGACTCAACGACGATCCGAATTTGACCACCCTATCGTATTCCAATTCGGCCATCACCCAAGTGCAATCCATCATGCTTATTTTCTCGAATAAGGAAGATGCCGGGGTGAGCCTAATGATTCCGCCGCACTTTATCTATGACATTGTAGAAGCGAACCTTCACAACCATGGCATTCAGGCCAAAGTCGAGGTGATCAAAAGAGATATCCACCCTTCTCATATCGACGCATCCATTGCCAAAGTACGAATACAATCGAACATTTACCCGTTAACCATCACCTCATACATTGGCTATCAGTATTATCTGCACTTCTTGTTAAGCTACTTGTGGTTTGGCTTTTTGATGGCTGGAATTACCACCATAATTCTTCTTTCTCTCAAGCATAAAAAACAGAGCCAACGCAGCTTAGAATACTCGCTGTCTAGCGCACTCAAAAACAAACACCTACATGTTCACATGCAACCTATTGTTAACCGAAACACGACTGAAATTGTGGGCTGTGAGTCGCTGCTCAGATGGAACGACCCTATTGAAGGCAATGTATCCCCTGCCATCTTCATCCCTCTTGCTGAAAGCTTAGGGTTGATTGAAGACCTAACCTACTTTGTGTTGCGTGAAGTGCTGTACACAATGAAGAATCACCGCGAACTGTTTGAGTCAAAATACATCAGCGTCAATATCAGCCGAAACGTTGTCTCTAATAGTAACTTCGCCAACAAAGTCATCAGTATCTACAAAAAGAATCCAGATATTCTCAAACAAGTGGTTTTTGAAGTGACGGAAGATGGCGAATGCTCTGATGCGGATATGGTGAAGATCAAAAACAACTTAACCAAGCTTTCTGATTTAGGCGTGAGAGTCGCGATTGACGACTTTGGTACTGGCTATGCGGGCTTGGATTTTGTGAGACAATTTCCGTTCAGTATTCTCAAGATCGACCGTGTGTTTGTGAAGAACATTTCAGACGAATCAAGCTTTGGTATCCCTTTGTTGGAGTCCATGCTTCAGTTGTCACAAACCTTAGGCATGCAAGTCATCGTTGAAGGTGTTGAGTACGAATCCCAAGTGAACATCTTGTCTAAACTGGGCGTCGATTATATCCAAGGCTTCTACTTTTATAAGCCGATGCCAATCAACCTGACAATAAGCTTGCTCAGGCAGCAACATGTAGAATCTAGCCTTGGTTTTCCTGCGTCATCGCCTTCGGCTACAGCGTTAGAGTAG
- a CDS encoding DUF1311 domain-containing protein produces MKRLISVIAFALLSGSVLADEQAVDCENAMNTIEINHCASIELEAATAELGQYLEASFEHNAYDEELVSSIKIAQKSWQTYMTAHCDSVYTQWRDGSIRGLMALSCKTKLTKQRTHEVWENFLTYMDSTPPVLPEPK; encoded by the coding sequence ATGAAAAGATTGATATCAGTAATCGCATTCGCTTTGCTATCTGGTTCTGTATTAGCAGATGAACAGGCTGTCGATTGCGAGAATGCGATGAATACTATAGAAATTAACCACTGTGCGTCGATTGAGTTGGAAGCCGCAACGGCGGAGCTTGGCCAATACCTTGAAGCGAGCTTTGAGCACAACGCTTATGATGAGGAGTTGGTGAGTTCCATAAAGATCGCTCAAAAAAGTTGGCAAACGTACATGACCGCTCATTGTGATTCTGTGTATACCCAGTGGCGCGATGGCTCTATTCGTGGCTTGATGGCGCTTTCTTGCAAAACCAAACTCACCAAGCAAAGAACACATGAGGTGTGGGAAAATTTCTTAACCTATATGGATAGCACGCCGCCCGTTTTGCCAGAGCCAAAATAG
- a CDS encoding substrate-binding domain-containing protein: MATMKDIARLAKVSTSTVSHVINKSRFVSEEIAERVNNAAKELNYAPSALARSLKMKQTKTLGMLVTTSTNPFFGEVVKGVERRCYEKGYNLILCNTEGDSERMKSSIDTLLQKRVDGLMLMCSTLEGEHIDVFERYPELPVVVMDWGPMLFASDKIQDNSHQGGYMATKHLIDNGHSQIGCITGPLHRNQASSRYQGFKQAMEEANLEINPNWIVESNFECDGGFDSYQTLKARGGMPSALFVSNDMMAMGVIHAAAQDGTSIPNDLSIIGYDDIHLSKYMTPALSTVHQPKHRLGKAAVDTLLSRLQTPDAYPQVVELEPTLVERSSVKAI, encoded by the coding sequence ATGGCAACAATGAAAGACATCGCTCGGCTCGCAAAGGTTTCGACTTCTACCGTGAGCCATGTGATCAACAAGTCACGTTTTGTCAGTGAAGAGATAGCTGAGCGTGTTAACAATGCGGCTAAAGAGTTGAACTACGCGCCTTCAGCATTGGCTCGCAGCTTGAAAATGAAGCAAACCAAAACCTTGGGAATGCTAGTTACCACCTCTACCAACCCATTCTTTGGTGAAGTAGTGAAAGGTGTTGAGCGTCGTTGCTACGAAAAAGGCTACAACCTTATCTTGTGCAACACCGAAGGCGACAGCGAGCGCATGAAATCATCCATCGATACTTTGCTGCAAAAGCGTGTCGATGGCTTAATGCTGATGTGTTCTACCCTTGAAGGCGAACATATCGATGTGTTCGAGCGCTACCCAGAACTGCCTGTAGTGGTGATGGATTGGGGCCCAATGTTGTTTGCGAGCGATAAGATCCAAGACAACTCGCATCAAGGCGGCTACATGGCGACCAAGCACTTGATAGATAACGGGCACTCTCAGATTGGTTGTATTACAGGCCCGCTTCATCGCAATCAAGCGTCGTCTCGTTACCAAGGTTTCAAGCAAGCGATGGAAGAAGCGAATTTAGAGATCAACCCAAACTGGATTGTAGAATCTAACTTCGAATGCGATGGCGGTTTTGATTCTTACCAAACACTAAAAGCGCGTGGTGGAATGCCTAGCGCACTGTTTGTGAGTAATGACATGATGGCAATGGGCGTGATTCATGCAGCGGCGCAAGATGGCACTTCGATTCCGAATGACCTATCTATCATTGGCTACGATGACATCCACCTGTCGAAATACATGACACCTGCGTTAAGCACTGTCCACCAGCCAAAACACCGTTTGGGTAAAGCAGCCGTTGATACACTGTTGAGTCGATTACAAACACCAGACGCATACCCACAGGTCGTCGAGTTAGAGCCGACCCTAGTAGAACGAAGCAGTGTAAAAGCCATTTAA
- the rbsK gene encoding ribokinase — protein sequence MTQLIVLGSVNADHVLQVPSFPRPGETLIGGNYQVIPGGKGANQAVAAARLNADIGFIACVGDDPFGINIRQDFAKDGINIDGVIVADNTPTGIAMIQVSATGENSICLSAEANNKLTCDQIEPHLEKIREAKYLLTQLETPIEGIEYAAKTAKESGTRVILNPAPARPLSDTLLAYVDVITPNETEAEVLTGVTVTDSASAHQAALALHAKGIETVMITLGAKGVWVSKNGEGELIAGFRVEATDTTAAGDTFNGALVTGLLEDMPLERAIKFAHAAAAISVTRFGAQTSIPSRAETDAFLAEQLSA from the coding sequence ATGACTCAACTGATTGTTTTAGGTAGCGTTAACGCTGACCACGTACTGCAAGTTCCTTCGTTCCCTCGTCCGGGTGAAACCTTGATTGGCGGTAACTATCAGGTCATCCCTGGCGGTAAAGGCGCAAACCAAGCAGTCGCGGCTGCGCGATTAAATGCAGATATCGGCTTCATCGCCTGTGTTGGCGACGACCCGTTCGGCATCAACATTCGTCAAGACTTCGCTAAAGACGGCATCAACATCGACGGCGTTATCGTCGCAGACAACACGCCAACTGGCATTGCGATGATCCAAGTATCCGCAACGGGCGAAAACAGCATTTGTCTTTCTGCAGAAGCTAATAACAAACTGACTTGCGACCAAATTGAGCCACATCTAGAGAAGATTCGCGAAGCCAAATACCTGCTGACTCAACTTGAAACGCCAATTGAAGGCATTGAGTACGCAGCGAAAACCGCAAAAGAGAGTGGAACTCGCGTGATTCTAAACCCTGCCCCTGCTCGCCCACTATCGGATACCTTACTAGCTTATGTTGATGTGATCACACCAAACGAGACCGAAGCAGAAGTACTGACAGGCGTAACCGTAACCGACAGCGCATCTGCTCATCAGGCAGCTTTGGCTCTGCACGCTAAAGGCATCGAGACGGTGATGATCACACTTGGCGCGAAGGGGGTTTGGGTAAGTAAAAACGGTGAAGGTGAGTTAATCGCCGGCTTCCGAGTTGAAGCGACAGATACCACCGCTGCGGGTGATACCTTCAACGGCGCATTAGTGACGGGCTTACTTGAGGACATGCCATTAGAACGCGCAATTAAGTTTGCTCATGCTGCAGCAGCAATTTCAGTGACTCGTTTTGGCGCTCAAACATCAATTCCAAGCCGAGCAGAAACCGATGCGTTTTTAGCAGAGCAACTGTCTGCCTAA
- the rbsB gene encoding ribose ABC transporter substrate-binding protein RbsB — protein MKKLATLISAALLSTTVSVSAQAQDTMAIVLSTLNNPFFVTMKDGAEAKAEELGYKLIVLDSQNDPSKELSNIEDLTIRGVKAILINPTDSDAVSNAIRMANRSNIPVLTLDRGASRGDVVSHIASDNVIGGEMAGHFIMEKVGEKAKVIQLEGIAGTSAARERGEGFMNAVNGSDLELLASQPADFDRTKGLNVMENLLAANPDVQAVFAQNDEMALGALRAVQASGKEVMIVGFDGTDDGIAAVNRGLLGATVAQQPDLIGSLGIEMADKVLKGETVDEYVPVPLKIIAK, from the coding sequence ATGAAAAAATTAGCGACTCTTATTTCTGCTGCTCTTCTTTCTACAACAGTATCTGTGTCTGCACAGGCGCAAGATACAATGGCAATCGTTCTGTCTACATTGAACAACCCATTCTTTGTAACCATGAAAGATGGCGCAGAAGCAAAAGCTGAAGAGCTAGGCTACAAGCTTATCGTTCTGGATTCTCAAAACGACCCAAGCAAAGAGCTGTCGAACATTGAAGATCTAACCATTCGTGGTGTTAAGGCAATCCTGATCAACCCAACCGATTCAGATGCTGTGTCTAACGCAATTCGCATGGCTAACCGTTCAAACATCCCAGTACTAACACTAGACCGTGGCGCAAGCCGTGGTGACGTAGTGAGCCACATCGCTTCTGATAACGTAATCGGTGGTGAAATGGCGGGTCACTTCATCATGGAAAAAGTAGGCGAGAAAGCGAAAGTAATCCAACTTGAAGGTATTGCTGGTACGTCTGCAGCTCGTGAACGTGGTGAAGGCTTCATGAACGCAGTAAACGGCAGCGACCTTGAGCTTCTTGCAAGCCAACCTGCTGATTTCGATCGTACTAAAGGTCTGAACGTAATGGAAAACTTGCTTGCAGCTAACCCAGATGTACAAGCAGTATTCGCGCAGAACGATGAAATGGCACTAGGTGCACTTCGCGCAGTTCAAGCTTCAGGTAAAGAAGTAATGATTGTTGGCTTTGATGGCACAGACGACGGCATCGCAGCAGTTAACCGCGGCCTGCTTGGCGCTACAGTTGCACAACAACCTGACCTAATCGGTTCTCTAGGTATCGAAATGGCAGACAAAGTACTGAAAGGCGAAACAGTCGATGAGTACGTACCAGTACCTCTAAAAATCATCGCTAAATAA
- the rbsC gene encoding ribose ABC transporter permease: MSTKTMSKTTETEAPKKKPLISKEWLIDQKSLIALIFLIVVVSFLNPNFFTVDNILNILRQTSVNAIIAVGMTLVILTAGIDLSVGSVLALCGAFAASMIGMEIPVMIAVPTALVAGAALGAISGVIIAKGKVQAFIATLVTMTLLRGVTMVYTDGRPISTGFTDTADAFAWFGTGYAMGIPVPVWIMVVVFAAVWYLLNHTRFGRYVYALGGNESATRLSGIDVDKVKIGVYAICGLLAAVAGIIVASRLSSAQPTAGMGYELDAIAAVVLGGTSLAGGRGRIMGTLIGALIIGFLNNALNLLDVSSYYQMIAKAVVILLAVLVDNKNK; encoded by the coding sequence ATGAGTACTAAAACCATGAGCAAAACAACTGAAACTGAAGCGCCAAAGAAGAAACCGTTAATCAGCAAAGAGTGGCTGATTGATCAAAAGTCATTGATTGCTTTGATCTTCCTGATTGTTGTCGTTTCTTTCTTAAATCCGAACTTCTTTACTGTCGACAACATCCTGAACATTCTGCGACAAACCTCGGTTAACGCAATCATCGCTGTGGGCATGACGCTAGTTATCTTAACCGCGGGTATCGACTTGAGTGTTGGTTCTGTACTGGCGCTTTGTGGTGCATTCGCTGCCAGCATGATTGGCATGGAAATCCCAGTCATGATCGCAGTACCAACCGCTCTTGTAGCTGGTGCAGCATTAGGTGCTATCAGTGGTGTGATTATCGCCAAAGGTAAGGTTCAAGCCTTCATCGCAACGCTTGTTACCATGACACTACTTCGCGGCGTAACCATGGTTTACACCGATGGTCGTCCTATCTCAACAGGCTTCACAGACACAGCAGACGCGTTCGCTTGGTTCGGTACAGGCTACGCAATGGGCATCCCAGTTCCAGTATGGATCATGGTCGTGGTATTCGCAGCGGTATGGTACCTACTTAACCACACACGCTTTGGTCGTTACGTTTACGCACTGGGTGGCAACGAATCAGCAACTCGCCTATCAGGCATCGACGTAGACAAAGTAAAAATCGGCGTTTACGCAATCTGTGGTCTGCTAGCAGCGGTAGCCGGCATCATCGTGGCTTCTCGTTTGTCATCAGCTCAACCAACCGCAGGTATGGGTTATGAGCTAGACGCAATCGCAGCCGTGGTTCTTGGCGGCACAAGCTTAGCCGGCGGTCGTGGCCGCATCATGGGCACATTGATTGGTGCATTGATTATCGGCTTCCTAAACAACGCCCTAAACCTATTAGACGTATCTTCTTACTACCAGATGATTGCAAAAGCAGTGGTTATTCTTCTGGCAGTATTGGTCGACAACAAAAACAAATAA